In the genome of Candidatus Moraniibacteriota bacterium, one region contains:
- a CDS encoding D-alanyl-D-alanine carboxypeptidase gives MNSGHSLSARFFAASLKAFALLVLFCGVFFVKEKLFSGADDPLGRESHGDIQKSVPEVAGVSDEKDTFSPISFESRDHAAEFRPIRKEGVYDLALPSAHASVVMDAESGIVLQEKNSHEERQIASLTKLMTAILVVEHTQNLDEPVKIDEEMIAVEGTRIGCPRTGFCNGVRLHVGEEISVRSLLMAMLMNSANDAAQSLAKHTAGSVDAFVELMNARARALGLLDTHFCTPSGLEPDGRESSCYSSAFDIARIASQALKYDIIWELARTPGTTIISSDGRYSHDIFNTDVLLGEDSHLIGTKTGFTPLAGYSLLAISFDPDRQHKVVSVVLNDPERWTSIKKMFSWAFQSHYWR, from the coding sequence ATGAATTCAGGACATTCTCTCTCCGCACGGTTTTTTGCCGCTTCTTTGAAAGCGTTCGCGCTTCTCGTTTTGTTTTGCGGCGTGTTTTTTGTGAAGGAAAAACTTTTTTCAGGTGCCGATGATCCTCTTGGACGGGAGTCTCATGGTGATATTCAGAAGTCAGTTCCGGAGGTGGCTGGCGTCTCGGATGAGAAAGACACTTTTTCCCCGATATCATTCGAATCGAGGGATCATGCGGCGGAATTCCGCCCGATTCGGAAGGAAGGCGTGTATGATCTGGCGCTTCCGTCGGCGCATGCAAGTGTTGTGATGGATGCTGAGTCCGGCATTGTTCTGCAGGAGAAGAATTCTCATGAAGAGCGCCAGATTGCTTCTTTGACGAAACTCATGACGGCGATATTGGTGGTTGAACATACTCAGAATTTGGATGAGCCTGTGAAGATTGATGAAGAAATGATCGCAGTTGAGGGGACGAGAATAGGTTGCCCTCGAACGGGATTCTGCAATGGTGTTCGGTTGCATGTCGGTGAAGAGATATCCGTGCGGAGTCTCCTGATGGCGATGTTGATGAATAGCGCGAATGATGCGGCGCAGTCGCTTGCCAAGCATACCGCTGGGTCAGTTGATGCTTTTGTGGAGCTTATGAATGCTCGGGCACGAGCTTTGGGACTCTTGGACACGCATTTCTGTACACCGTCGGGACTTGAACCGGATGGACGGGAATCGAGCTGCTATTCTTCGGCGTTTGATATTGCGCGTATTGCTTCTCAAGCGCTCAAGTATGATATTATTTGGGAGTTGGCGCGAACGCCCGGCACGACGATTATATCGAGTGACGGAAGATATTCGCACGATATATTTAATACGGATGTATTGCTTGGTGAGGACTCGCATCTTATTGGCACTAAGACAGGTTTTACGCCACTTGCCGGGTATTCGCTTTTGGCGATTTCGTTTGATCCGGACCGGCAGCATAAGGTAGTTTCCGTTGTTCTGAACGATCCGGAGCGATGGACCAGTATCAAGAAGATGTTTTCGTGGGCATTCCAGTCTCACTATTGGCGTTAA
- the scpB gene encoding SMC-Scp complex subunit ScpB, translating into MDIRKTVSIVEALLFVSGDPVSVSRLAEVAEVPEEDMEAALEVLQKTYVEDARGLFLIRQGDGVVLTSHPDCAAFVERFVRSERESTLSRAALETLAIVAYRGPIGRAEIDAIRGVNSAMTLRNLLLRGLVERRGNPDDARGYLYGPTLTFLETIGVSCRSELPDFETLSKDERLLTIVAGSNEGNPREQGFADEKKKNT; encoded by the coding sequence ATGGACATACGGAAAACAGTATCAATTGTCGAAGCCCTTCTCTTTGTCTCGGGAGATCCGGTTTCTGTTTCCCGGCTGGCTGAGGTTGCGGAGGTTCCCGAAGAAGATATGGAGGCGGCGTTGGAAGTTTTGCAAAAAACATATGTGGAAGATGCTCGGGGGCTTTTTCTTATCCGTCAGGGAGATGGTGTCGTGCTGACGAGTCATCCGGATTGCGCGGCATTTGTTGAGCGATTTGTCCGGAGCGAACGCGAGAGCACTCTTTCTCGGGCGGCACTGGAGACGCTCGCCATCGTTGCTTATCGCGGGCCGATTGGTCGCGCTGAGATCGATGCGATTCGCGGGGTGAATTCGGCTATGACGCTTCGTAATCTTCTTTTGCGTGGTCTTGTTGAGCGTCGTGGGAACCCGGATGATGCTCGGGGGTATCTGTATGGTCCGACACTGACATTTCTGGAAACAATAGGAGTATCATGTCGTTCAGAGCTGCCGGATTTCGAAACTCTTTCAAAGGATGAACGCCTTCTGACGATTGTTGCCGGCTCGAATGAAGGGAATCCTCGGGAGCAGGGGTTTGCTGATGAAAAAAAGAAAAACACATGA
- a CDS encoding segregation/condensation protein A, protein MYQVRLEQFEGPLPLLLSLIEKEKLDVTRLALSIVADQYLEHIAQEDDVALPHLSQFLSVASRLLLLKSRALLPVLSFTEEEEESIEDLEWRLREYKRYKEASIRLGSLFLLGHRGFHRESFVNVPDVFALPSNVSAPGIRDAFSAVLGSIPLPVSLDERIVEEVVTLEERVSFLESRIEQCVEAAFSDIAAESRDRIEVVVSFLALLELVRRRTFKVNQGELFGEIRFRKAVNPM, encoded by the coding sequence ATGTATCAAGTGAGGCTGGAGCAATTCGAAGGACCTTTGCCGCTTCTTCTCTCGCTTATAGAAAAGGAGAAGCTCGATGTTACTCGTCTTGCGCTTTCGATAGTTGCTGACCAATATTTGGAGCATATTGCGCAGGAAGACGATGTTGCACTCCCGCATCTTTCCCAGTTTCTCTCGGTTGCTTCGCGGCTTCTCTTGCTTAAATCACGAGCACTGTTGCCAGTCTTATCGTTTACTGAGGAGGAGGAAGAGTCGATAGAAGATCTTGAATGGCGTTTGCGCGAATACAAGCGGTACAAAGAAGCTTCGATAAGATTGGGAAGTCTCTTTCTCTTGGGACATCGGGGATTCCATCGGGAGTCGTTTGTGAATGTGCCCGATGTTTTCGCTCTGCCATCCAATGTAAGTGCTCCGGGTATCCGTGATGCGTTCTCTGCAGTGTTGGGATCGATCCCGTTGCCGGTATCTCTGGACGAGCGGATTGTTGAAGAAGTGGTAACTCTTGAAGAGCGTGTTTCATTTCTTGAATCGCGAATAGAACAGTGTGTGGAGGCGGCATTTTCCGATATCGCAGCTGAATCTCGTGATCGGATCGAAGTGGTCGTTTCCTTCCTTGCGCTTCTTGAGCTGGTGAGGCGAAGGACGTTCAAGGTCAATCAGGGCGAACTTTTTGGAGAGATTCGTTTCCGGAAAGCCGTCAATCCCATGTAG
- a CDS encoding 50S ribosomal protein L1 produces MMKQGKKYRKLAERIEKGKVYEVNEALALLCESPIAKFDETVEVHFHLGIDRKKTDQLVRGTIVFPNGLGKSKKVAVITSSKGSEAKAAKADMVGGEEMIADIKEGKVLPGTDFDILLSTPEMMPKLAQIAKILGPKGLMPNPKNETVTTKIQDAVMALKKGNKASFKTDDSGNIHQAVGKVSMSAEQLAENITAFAETVQRLKPEGLKGRLIVSATLTTTMSPGIRVQI; encoded by the coding sequence ATGAGGTGAACGAAGCCCTCGCGCTTCTTTGTGAATCGCCGATTGCGAAGTTTGACGAGACGGTTGAAGTGCACTTTCATCTCGGCATTGACCGTAAGAAGACGGATCAGCTGGTTCGAGGGACTATTGTCTTCCCGAACGGTTTGGGCAAGTCCAAGAAAGTCGCAGTGATCACGTCGTCCAAAGGATCGGAGGCAAAGGCGGCGAAGGCGGACATGGTCGGTGGCGAGGAGATGATTGCTGATATCAAGGAAGGAAAAGTGTTGCCGGGGACGGACTTTGATATCCTTCTCTCGACGCCGGAAATGATGCCAAAACTTGCGCAGATTGCGAAAATATTGGGACCGAAGGGACTGATGCCGAACCCGAAAAACGAAACGGTGACGACAAAGATTCAGGATGCGGTGATGGCGCTCAAGAAAGGGAATAAAGCGAGTTTTAAGACGGATGACTCCGGAAATATTCACCAGGCGGTCGGAAAAGTATCAATGTCTGCAGAGCAGCTGGCCGAAAATATCACGGCTTTTGCCGAGACAGTGCAACGCCTGAAGCCGGAAGGACTGAAGGGGAGACTTATTGTTTCTGCCACTCTGACAACCACTATGAGTCCTGGCATTCGAGTGCAGATCTAG